The proteins below are encoded in one region of Brachyspira intermedia PWS/A:
- a CDS encoding glycosyltransferase family 2 protein: MKKLCLITYTLLGETFTNELYKISDRLNFKLNGNFKVVVYCEELFQLEYRDYEIKLIKKSSTKYKRLIDLIDTDDSEYFISIDNDISVNMENIEKFIDIAINNNYEIAWGKIYSNTHNNFISKIIAVDKLLSHNIIRPLLWKLNIGISVPGQLFCIKVNSFKNKLIYMDTYLDDLALGLYANTNKINKYITSDILGYEKLNTKFKKLCQQRNRWAIGYSSILKKVYKNYRYLILILIHGINYHALWILHWIIIIYIFKLCYQLSLIYVLLTAFIIINKKVELFIYSIIYQFFFPILHIKWIIKVFTELIKKE; the protein is encoded by the coding sequence ATGAAAAAACTTTGTCTAATAACATACACTTTATTAGGTGAAACTTTCACAAATGAATTATATAAAATATCAGATAGATTAAACTTTAAATTAAACGGTAATTTTAAAGTAGTAGTTTATTGTGAAGAATTATTTCAACTTGAATACAGAGATTATGAAATAAAACTTATCAAAAAATCTTCTACTAAATATAAAAGACTAATAGACTTAATTGATACAGATGATTCTGAATATTTTATTAGTATAGATAATGATATAAGTGTAAATATGGAAAATATAGAAAAATTTATAGACATAGCTATTAATAATAATTATGAAATAGCTTGGGGAAAAATATACTCTAATACTCATAATAATTTTATTTCAAAGATAATAGCCGTAGATAAATTATTATCACATAATATTATAAGACCTTTATTATGGAAATTAAATATAGGTATATCTGTACCAGGACAACTTTTTTGTATAAAAGTAAATTCATTCAAAAATAAATTGATATACATGGATACTTATTTAGATGATTTAGCATTAGGTTTATATGCTAATACAAATAAAATTAATAAGTACATTACTTCAGATATTTTAGGTTATGAAAAGCTAAATACAAAATTTAAAAAACTTTGCCAACAAAGAAATAGATGGGCTATAGGGTATTCTTCTATTTTGAAAAAAGTATATAAAAACTACAGATACCTTATACTAATTTTAATACATGGTATAAACTACCATGCTTTATGGATATTACATTGGATTATTATAATATATATATTTAAATTATGTTATCAATTATCTTTAATATATGTATTATTAACTGCTTTTATAATAATAAATAAAAAAGTTGAACTATTTATATACTCTATAATATATCAATTTTTTTTCCCAATACTACATATAAAATGGATAATTAAAGTTTTTACTGAACTTATCAAAAAGGAGTAA
- a CDS encoding aminotransferase class V-fold PLP-dependent enzyme, with protein MKNLRNDFPIYRNNTKLVYLDYAATTFMPDNVISAWHDFHSNIGVSINRGSGILSDKASEIYYNSKKELLNFFGASSKYDIAFTKNATEGLNLMANTISNFLNAGDYILMSPYEHHSNIIPWNEIAKLKEASIIQFPILDDGSLDYNFIYNIDYKRIKIISLSLISNVTGYLLDLHTIKDIAKLTNAYTILDISQACGHIKLNFDAIDADAFVMSAHKMYGPKNIGACFIKKDLIDILPPFLLGGGMVWNTIGGNIQWHSGARKFDAGTFDIGLIYAWSKACIYLNDIDMKNIQSFEEDLFDYTKDKFNDLSDILDIIPYVNKSSIFSFDIHSIHTHDIAEILSKNNIEIRTGHMCSQNTLNIFNKTSLCRISWGIGSFHSDIDKLVEIIKKETKRYE; from the coding sequence TGATTATGCTGCTACAACTTTTATGCCTGATAATGTAATATCGGCTTGGCATGATTTTCATTCCAATATTGGAGTTAGTATTAATAGAGGAAGCGGAATACTATCAGATAAAGCATCCGAAATATATTATAATAGCAAAAAAGAATTATTAAATTTTTTTGGTGCCTCAAGCAAATATGATATAGCCTTTACCAAAAATGCAACAGAAGGATTGAATTTGATGGCAAATACTATATCTAACTTTTTAAATGCAGGTGATTATATTCTAATGAGCCCATACGAACATCATAGTAATATAATACCTTGGAATGAGATAGCAAAATTAAAAGAAGCAAGCATTATACAATTTCCTATATTAGATGATGGTTCCTTAGATTATAATTTTATATATAATATTGATTATAAAAGGATAAAGATTATCAGTTTATCTTTAATATCTAATGTTACAGGATATCTGCTAGATTTACATACAATAAAAGATATAGCTAAACTAACAAATGCATATACAATATTAGATATATCTCAAGCTTGTGGACATATAAAATTAAATTTTGATGCCATAGATGCTGATGCTTTTGTCATGTCAGCACATAAAATGTATGGTCCCAAAAATATAGGCGCTTGTTTTATAAAAAAAGACTTAATTGATATTTTACCTCCATTTTTATTAGGAGGAGGTATGGTATGGAATACAATAGGCGGTAATATACAATGGCATTCTGGAGCAAGGAAATTTGATGCTGGAACTTTTGATATAGGATTAATTTATGCTTGGAGTAAAGCCTGTATATATTTAAACGATATAGATATGAAAAATATACAATCTTTTGAAGAAGATCTATTTGATTATACTAAAGATAAATTTAATGATTTAAGTGATATTTTGGATATAATACCATACGTTAATAAAAGTTCTATTTTTTCTTTTGATATACATTCCATACATACACATGATATAGCTGAAATACTTTCTAAAAACAATATAGAAATTAGAACAGGACATATGTGTTCCCAAAATACATTAAATATTTTTAATAAAACTAGCTTATGTAGAATTTCTTGGGGTATTGGCAGTTTTCATTCTGATATTGATAAATTGGTAGAAATAATAAAAAAGGAAACTAAAAGATATGAATAA